Proteins co-encoded in one Tautonia rosea genomic window:
- a CDS encoding baeRF10 domain-containing protein: protein MFQEIDLRELAQHRGAERAYVSLYCSGEGGLGFLDRRERQIRSLLEDEPAELEHFDETMAMVRAELDERPPKASGTCLFACWADDLLRRYDLPVVVPELLRVDAAPYIRPLAELQDEHEDFLVVLADNSATRVLQITSAEVDNADRIKGKVKNRVKVGGWSQQRYARRRDKQLHHYAHEVAESLDEIVRDGLFTRVVLLGSEETMRAIEEALTPPVAEKLVGSQAIDLHADDRSLVEAAYALYEDAERASEGRLWEQIRAELFSGGLAVAGPEEVLAAALVGRVDSVIVARDAKFIGVRCRNCTNLSAGEPPTCPVCGSGSVFAVDLIDALARQLELTSATMEFTDPIPGLAKLGDLAALLRY from the coding sequence GTGTTTCAGGAGATCGACCTGCGCGAACTGGCCCAACACCGTGGGGCCGAGCGTGCTTATGTCTCGCTCTATTGCTCAGGGGAGGGGGGCCTTGGGTTCCTCGACCGTCGGGAGCGGCAGATCCGATCCTTGCTGGAGGATGAGCCCGCCGAGCTTGAGCATTTCGACGAGACGATGGCGATGGTGCGGGCCGAGCTTGATGAACGGCCTCCGAAGGCGTCGGGGACCTGCCTGTTCGCCTGCTGGGCTGATGACTTGCTTCGTCGCTACGATCTGCCGGTGGTTGTTCCGGAATTGCTCCGGGTGGATGCGGCCCCCTACATCCGGCCACTGGCCGAGCTACAGGACGAGCACGAGGATTTCCTCGTCGTCCTGGCCGATAACTCCGCGACCCGGGTGCTCCAGATCACCTCGGCCGAGGTCGACAACGCCGATCGGATCAAGGGGAAGGTGAAGAACCGGGTGAAGGTGGGCGGCTGGTCGCAGCAACGCTATGCGAGACGCCGAGACAAGCAGCTCCACCACTACGCGCACGAGGTGGCCGAGTCGCTCGACGAGATCGTCCGCGACGGCCTGTTCACCCGGGTCGTCCTGCTCGGATCCGAGGAGACGATGCGGGCGATCGAAGAGGCCCTGACCCCTCCGGTCGCCGAGAAGCTGGTCGGCTCCCAGGCCATCGACCTGCACGCTGATGATCGTTCCTTGGTTGAGGCCGCATATGCCCTGTACGAGGATGCCGAACGAGCGTCGGAGGGTCGCCTCTGGGAGCAGATCCGCGCCGAGCTGTTCTCCGGGGGCCTGGCCGTCGCCGGGCCGGAGGAGGTGCTCGCCGCCGCCCTGGTCGGCCGGGTCGATTCGGTCATCGTGGCGCGAGACGCGAAATTCATCGGCGTCCGTTGCCGCAACTGCACCAACCTCTCGGCCGGCGAGCCACCAACCTGCCCCGTCTGCGGCTCCGGGTCGGTCTTCGCGGTCGATCTGATCGATGCCCTTGCCCGCCAGCTCGAACTGACCAGCGCGACGATGGAGTTCACCGACCCGATCCCCGGCCTCGCCAAACTCGGCGACCTGGCGGCGTTGCTCCGGTACTGA
- a CDS encoding cyclic nucleotide-binding domain-containing protein, with translation MVSQDAAERFLHASFLSDLDATARRNLLQILEEHHAASGEVLLRQGEPNDRIHFLIEGSVAVSRVMSNGHQERLVDLHAPTSFGEISYFQRKPQLVTVIAATDLRYLVLERQAHERLRQDDPRTSEQLATAAIRVLAGHFDLIDQRIAELVARQPDPQKEATEWENFRARLFGESKL, from the coding sequence ATGGTCTCTCAAGACGCCGCCGAACGGTTCCTCCATGCCTCGTTTCTTTCGGATCTTGATGCGACGGCGCGCCGGAACTTGCTCCAGATCCTGGAGGAGCATCATGCCGCCTCGGGAGAGGTCTTGCTCAGGCAAGGTGAACCGAACGATCGCATCCACTTCCTCATTGAAGGATCGGTGGCCGTCTCGCGGGTCATGTCCAATGGGCACCAGGAACGGCTGGTCGATCTGCACGCCCCCACCTCGTTCGGCGAGATCTCGTACTTTCAGCGCAAGCCGCAGCTTGTCACGGTCATCGCCGCGACCGACCTTCGCTACCTCGTGCTGGAGCGTCAGGCCCACGAACGGCTCCGCCAGGACGACCCCCGGACCTCCGAGCAACTGGCCACCGCTGCCATTCGGGTTCTGGCCGGGCACTTCGACCTGATTGACCAGCGTATTGCCGAACTCGTCGCCCGCCAGCCCGACCCCCAGAAAGAGGCGACCGAGTGGGAGAACTTCCGAGCCCGCCTGTTTGGCGAGTCGAAGCTCTGA
- a CDS encoding sulfotransferase family protein: MNPFVTIVSGLPRSGTSMMMRMLEAGGMPVVTDAIREADVDNPRGYYEFEPAKKTKDDPSWLDAAHGKAVKMVYQLLYDLPGDRHYRVLFMRRSMPEVLASQKKMLARLGRDDGGISDEKMAALFQSQLAKFDAWAAQQPHLAILEVDYNQMVSNPVPLASQINQFLGGILNEAKMVAVVEPDLYRNRG, encoded by the coding sequence ATGAACCCGTTCGTGACGATTGTCTCGGGATTGCCCCGCTCCGGCACGTCGATGATGATGCGGATGCTCGAAGCCGGCGGCATGCCGGTCGTCACCGACGCCATCCGAGAGGCAGACGTTGATAACCCGAGGGGCTACTACGAGTTCGAGCCGGCCAAGAAGACCAAGGATGACCCCTCGTGGCTCGACGCGGCCCACGGCAAGGCGGTGAAGATGGTCTACCAGCTCCTCTACGACCTGCCGGGCGACCGCCACTACCGGGTCCTGTTCATGAGGCGGAGCATGCCTGAGGTGCTTGCCTCTCAGAAGAAGATGCTCGCCCGGCTGGGCCGGGACGACGGCGGCATCTCCGACGAGAAGATGGCTGCCTTGTTCCAGTCGCAACTGGCCAAGTTCGACGCCTGGGCGGCCCAGCAGCCTCACCTGGCCATCCTGGAGGTCGACTACAACCAGATGGTCTCGAACCCCGTTCCTTTGGCGAGCCAGATCAACCAGTTTCTCGGCGGCATCCTCAACGAAGCGAAGATGGTG
- a CDS encoding Gfo/Idh/MocA family protein encodes MNRTDCASSSSSSRRGFLRTIGRAAAAGVAAPMIVPASALGRGGAVAPSDRITLAMIGTGNQGFNDLRSFLRDDRVQIVAVCDVNRESLGYWNGKLGGREPAKRLVEEHYADRAGSGSYNGCDAIVDYREIFGRDDIDAVEICTPDHWHAIPVIEACKAGKDIYCQKPLSLTIAEGRAMSDAVAKTGVVFQTGSQQRSDPKFRRACELVRNGRIGALKRVLVGLPGGRPNLAGEHGEDKEICPVPEGFDYDFWLGPAPEAPYAPARCHVNYRWILDYSGGQITDWGGHHPDCAQWGMGTDDTGPIELRNVRGSFDPPDPLWDTATAFGFEAVYENGVVMSISNEHRMGVTFEGSEGSIYANRGQIDADPKGLLDSELGPDAIRLYASDDHFRNFIDCVISRGETAAPVEVAHRSITICHLGNIALRIGRDRLRWDPKTEQILGDNEAAAMLSRPYRDPWVLPSV; translated from the coding sequence ATGAATCGAACCGATTGCGCATCGTCTTCCTCGTCGTCCCGCCGGGGATTCCTCCGAACGATCGGCCGCGCCGCGGCGGCGGGAGTGGCCGCGCCGATGATCGTGCCGGCCTCGGCCCTGGGCAGGGGAGGGGCGGTGGCGCCGAGCGATCGGATCACTCTGGCGATGATCGGCACCGGTAATCAGGGATTCAACGATCTTCGGAGCTTCCTCCGCGACGATCGCGTGCAGATCGTCGCCGTGTGCGACGTGAACCGCGAGAGCCTCGGTTACTGGAATGGCAAGCTCGGCGGTCGGGAGCCAGCGAAGCGGCTGGTGGAGGAACATTATGCCGATCGGGCGGGCTCCGGGTCGTACAACGGTTGCGACGCGATTGTGGATTACCGGGAGATCTTTGGCCGCGACGACATCGACGCCGTCGAGATCTGCACGCCGGACCACTGGCACGCCATTCCGGTGATCGAGGCGTGCAAGGCGGGTAAGGATATCTACTGCCAGAAGCCATTGTCGCTGACCATCGCAGAGGGGCGGGCGATGAGCGACGCGGTGGCGAAGACGGGCGTCGTCTTCCAGACCGGCAGCCAGCAGCGCTCCGATCCGAAATTCCGGAGGGCCTGTGAGTTGGTCCGCAACGGTCGGATCGGCGCATTGAAGCGGGTGCTGGTGGGACTCCCCGGCGGTCGGCCGAACCTGGCCGGGGAGCATGGCGAGGACAAGGAGATTTGCCCCGTTCCGGAGGGGTTCGACTACGATTTCTGGCTCGGCCCGGCCCCCGAGGCCCCCTATGCCCCGGCCCGCTGCCACGTCAACTACCGGTGGATCCTCGACTACTCCGGCGGCCAGATCACCGACTGGGGCGGCCATCACCCCGACTGTGCCCAGTGGGGCATGGGGACCGACGACACCGGGCCGATCGAGCTGCGCAACGTCCGAGGGTCCTTCGACCCGCCCGACCCGCTCTGGGACACGGCCACGGCGTTTGGCTTCGAGGCCGTGTATGAGAACGGCGTCGTCATGTCCATCTCGAACGAGCACCGAATGGGTGTGACGTTCGAGGGGAGTGAAGGCTCGATCTACGCCAACCGGGGGCAGATCGACGCCGATCCGAAAGGGTTGCTCGACTCGGAACTCGGCCCCGACGCGATTCGCCTCTACGCCAGCGACGACCACTTCCGCAACTTCATCGACTGCGTAATCAGCCGGGGGGAAACCGCTGCTCCGGTCGAGGTCGCCCACCGATCGATCACCATCTGCCACCTGGGGAACATCGCGCTGCGGATTGGGCGTGACCGTTTGCGGTGGGACCCGAAGACCGAGCAGATCCTCGGTGACAACGAGGCTGCGGCCATGCTTTCCCGCCCGTATCGCGACCCGTGGGTCTTGCCGAGCGTCTGA
- a CDS encoding glycosyltransferase family 4 protein: MRILMVTSFPIVGQTDGTAMLAVQVFRALKRRGLDVAHAYLKLRRPWDVPFEGEFEGSPSFTLTPSRWISGMAEIRKRFPFDLVHAEHYGGATRALAACELHKWPMIYSIHSLLGEEVERDKLGRGLVFRTYRTLERRVCRYASGVVVLGHGVKKIVVEEKGVPSDRVAVIHPGVNLADYAPGPAAEIPGIGPEHKVVMYVGNIRDPNQGVPILLDSFPRVAEAVPEARCVLVGGPSEVGEAYRQQLGRFGDRLIVLTGKTPDEITALTRRADVLVHSRLACRENDSVQTKMAVYLASGRPIVATNYGDYQHLLGDTGAGLLTPVDSDALADGIIEVITDANLASRLAAATRPAAEEYICMDRNVDRYLALYETALRLGPRRRSSKAEATA, from the coding sequence ATGCGCATCTTGATGGTCACCTCGTTCCCGATCGTCGGGCAGACCGACGGCACGGCGATGCTGGCGGTCCAGGTCTTCCGGGCCTTGAAGCGCCGGGGGCTGGATGTGGCCCACGCCTACCTGAAGCTCCGAAGACCCTGGGACGTACCGTTCGAGGGGGAGTTCGAAGGCTCGCCCTCGTTCACCCTCACCCCGTCGCGCTGGATCAGCGGGATGGCCGAGATCCGCAAACGGTTCCCGTTCGACCTCGTCCATGCCGAGCATTACGGCGGCGCGACGCGGGCCCTGGCGGCCTGCGAGCTCCACAAGTGGCCGATGATCTACTCGATCCACTCGCTGCTGGGCGAGGAAGTCGAGCGGGATAAGCTGGGCCGCGGCCTGGTCTTCCGGACCTACCGGACCCTGGAGCGTCGGGTCTGCCGGTATGCGAGCGGGGTGGTCGTACTCGGCCACGGCGTCAAGAAGATCGTGGTCGAGGAGAAAGGGGTGCCGAGCGATCGGGTGGCGGTCATCCATCCGGGAGTGAACCTGGCCGATTATGCACCCGGCCCGGCGGCGGAGATCCCTGGCATCGGCCCTGAGCACAAGGTCGTGATGTACGTCGGGAATATCCGGGACCCGAACCAGGGGGTCCCGATCCTCCTCGACAGCTTCCCCCGAGTGGCCGAGGCCGTGCCCGAGGCCCGTTGCGTGCTGGTGGGAGGGCCGAGCGAGGTGGGCGAGGCGTACCGGCAGCAGCTCGGCCGCTTCGGCGATCGTCTGATCGTGTTGACGGGCAAGACGCCCGACGAGATCACCGCCCTGACCCGCCGGGCCGATGTGCTGGTGCATTCCCGGCTCGCCTGTCGAGAGAACGACTCGGTCCAGACGAAGATGGCCGTCTACCTCGCCTCCGGTCGGCCGATCGTGGCAACGAACTACGGCGACTATCAGCACCTGCTCGGCGACACCGGCGCGGGCTTGCTGACGCCCGTCGATTCCGACGCCCTGGCCGATGGGATCATCGAGGTCATCACCGACGCGAACCTCGCCTCCCGCCTCGCCGCCGCGACCCGACCGGCTGCGGAGGAATACATCTGCATGGATCGGAACGTCGATCGTTACCTGGCGCTTTACGAGACGGCCCTGCGGCTCGGGCCTCGACGGCGGTCGAGCAAGGCCGAGGCGACTGCCTGA
- a CDS encoding DegT/DnrJ/EryC1/StrS family aminotransferase, producing the protein MNRPAAEPLNVPALDLKAQYRTIRDEVEPIVQELLESQMFVLGPNVAALEAELAAYCGASHAVGCASGTDALLLPLMAWGIGPGDEVITSPFTFFATAGVIWRLGAKPVFVDIDPVTYNLDPNRLADAITPKTKAVIPVHLYGQAADMDPINAIAAEHGLKVLEDAAQAIGAGYKGKRAGVLGHASAFSFYPSKNLGGFGDGGMITTNDPELASRMARLRVHGMEPKYYHSEVGLNSRLDAFQAAVLRIKLRHLDSWTAGRRAVAESYRDLFHEAGLSGLLTLPVEQSRRIHVYNQFVIRVEASLRDRIRASLAEARVGTEIYYPIPLHLQECFASLGGQPGDFPISEAAAHETIALPIYPELSREALRHVVAEVAKVYRDAGRLPTRREHAA; encoded by the coding sequence ATGAACCGTCCCGCCGCCGAGCCCTTAAACGTGCCGGCCCTCGACCTCAAGGCCCAGTACCGGACCATCCGAGACGAGGTCGAACCGATCGTCCAGGAACTCCTGGAAAGCCAGATGTTCGTCCTCGGGCCGAACGTCGCAGCCCTCGAAGCCGAGCTGGCTGCCTACTGCGGGGCGTCGCACGCGGTCGGCTGCGCCTCGGGAACCGATGCCCTGCTCTTGCCCCTGATGGCCTGGGGTATTGGGCCGGGAGACGAGGTGATCACCTCCCCGTTCACCTTCTTCGCCACCGCCGGGGTCATCTGGCGACTAGGGGCGAAGCCGGTCTTCGTCGACATCGACCCGGTCACCTACAACCTCGATCCCAATCGCCTCGCCGACGCAATCACGCCGAAGACCAAGGCCGTCATTCCGGTCCACCTCTACGGCCAGGCGGCCGACATGGATCCGATCAACGCCATCGCCGCCGAGCATGGGTTGAAGGTCCTCGAAGACGCCGCCCAGGCCATCGGCGCGGGCTACAAGGGAAAGCGCGCCGGTGTGCTCGGCCATGCCTCGGCCTTCAGCTTCTACCCGTCGAAGAACCTCGGCGGCTTCGGCGACGGCGGCATGATCACCACCAATGACCCCGAGCTTGCTTCCCGGATGGCCCGGCTTCGAGTGCACGGGATGGAGCCGAAATACTACCATTCCGAGGTCGGCCTGAATTCTCGGCTCGACGCCTTCCAGGCCGCCGTCCTCCGCATCAAGCTCCGCCACCTCGACTCCTGGACTGCCGGGCGTCGGGCGGTGGCCGAGTCGTACCGCGACCTCTTCCACGAGGCCGGTCTGAGTGGACTCCTGACACTTCCGGTGGAACAGTCCAGACGAATTCACGTCTACAACCAGTTTGTCATCCGTGTTGAGGCCTCGCTTCGCGACCGTATCCGCGCCAGCCTGGCCGAAGCTCGGGTCGGGACCGAGATCTACTACCCAATCCCGCTGCACTTGCAGGAATGCTTCGCCTCGCTCGGCGGTCAACCGGGAGATTTCCCCATCTCCGAAGCGGCCGCCCACGAGACGATTGCCCTGCCCATTTACCCCGAACTCTCTCGGGAGGCCCTCCGTCACGTGGTTGCGGAGGTCGCAAAGGTCTACCGCGATGCCGGACGGCTCCCGACCCGTCGGGAACATGCTGCCTGA
- a CDS encoding neutral/alkaline non-lysosomal ceramidase N-terminal domain-containing protein, translating to MTLARNVRMALATLTPLVVWLSLDPGPASANSLSETLLVGFGKADITPEVGDGAPPVFIAGYGQDRRATGVHDPIWSRAVVLRHGEETIALVSVDLIGVQLELTEAVRNRLKDMTYVLVSSTHNHEGPDVIGLWGPSPVVSGVNRDYLKQVEHGIVASVREAEAALAHAVASYGTAADESLLADSRQPVVKDGVLRALRFDPPEGGPPIGLLVQWNCHPENLGSRNTLITADFPEATVRTLEQRHQAPVVYMTGAIGGLMSAAEDVLTRPDGTFYEEGEFAFAEAYGVAIADLTDQAIAGASPIELTPFAVSRLPVWLPLENSLYRLARAAGVLDRLGYRWTGDPYTPGRPLGRRNVLGSLAVQTEVAAVRLGRLHVAAIPGELYPELVAGQVEDPADPNADFPDAPIEPSVLDTLPDGPLLILGLANDEVGYIIPCRQWDRKPPFAYDREKAQYGEVNSIGPQAAPILLHALQRAVEHLNQD from the coding sequence ATGACGCTCGCTCGCAATGTCAGGATGGCTCTGGCCACCCTCACCCCCCTCGTCGTGTGGCTGTCGCTCGATCCGGGACCCGCGAGCGCGAACTCATTGTCCGAGACACTCCTGGTCGGATTCGGCAAGGCTGACATTACCCCCGAGGTCGGTGACGGCGCCCCTCCTGTCTTCATCGCCGGCTACGGTCAGGATCGCCGAGCGACCGGCGTGCACGACCCGATCTGGTCCCGCGCTGTCGTCCTCCGCCACGGTGAGGAGACGATCGCCCTGGTCTCGGTCGATCTGATCGGCGTGCAGCTCGAACTGACCGAGGCGGTTCGAAATCGGCTGAAGGACATGACGTATGTCCTGGTCAGCTCGACCCATAATCACGAAGGCCCCGACGTGATCGGCCTCTGGGGGCCTTCTCCTGTCGTTTCGGGCGTCAATCGCGACTACTTAAAGCAGGTCGAGCACGGCATCGTCGCCTCGGTTCGGGAGGCGGAAGCGGCCCTCGCGCACGCCGTCGCCTCGTACGGGACCGCCGCCGACGAGTCGCTCCTGGCCGATAGCCGCCAGCCGGTCGTCAAGGACGGCGTCCTCCGCGCCCTCCGCTTCGATCCCCCCGAGGGCGGCCCGCCGATCGGCCTGCTCGTGCAGTGGAACTGCCACCCGGAGAACCTCGGCAGCAGGAACACCCTGATCACGGCCGACTTCCCCGAGGCGACCGTCCGGACCCTGGAACAGCGACACCAGGCCCCGGTCGTTTACATGACGGGGGCCATCGGCGGCCTGATGAGCGCGGCCGAGGACGTCCTGACGAGGCCCGACGGCACCTTCTACGAGGAGGGGGAATTCGCCTTCGCCGAGGCTTACGGCGTGGCCATTGCCGATTTGACCGACCAGGCGATCGCCGGGGCCTCACCGATCGAATTGACTCCCTTCGCCGTCTCTCGCCTCCCGGTCTGGCTCCCCCTGGAGAACTCCCTTTACCGACTGGCGAGGGCCGCCGGGGTGCTCGACCGCCTCGGCTACCGATGGACGGGCGACCCGTACACGCCGGGCCGGCCGCTCGGGCGACGCAACGTCCTCGGCTCGCTGGCGGTCCAGACCGAGGTCGCGGCCGTGCGGCTCGGCCGCTTGCACGTCGCCGCCATCCCCGGAGAACTCTACCCGGAGCTGGTCGCTGGCCAGGTCGAGGACCCCGCCGACCCGAACGCCGACTTCCCCGACGCCCCGATCGAGCCGAGCGTCCTGGACACCCTGCCCGACGGCCCGCTCCTCATCCTTGGCCTGGCCAACGACGAGGTCGGCTACATCATCCCCTGCCGTCAGTGGGACCGCAAACCCCCGTTTGCCTACGACCGCGAAAAGGCCCAGTACGGCGAGGTTAACAGCATCGGACCCCAGGCCGCCCCGATCCTCTTGCACGCCCTGCAACGCGCCGTCGAGCACCTGAACCAGGACTGA
- a CDS encoding manganese catalase family protein: protein MPVALGSPESNRFLIHNAEEFLMFLHRKRPLFPVKVGEVNPKFAQKLLEQFGGRSGEFTAMTEYFVQSFGCDHKGIRDMLMDVATEEIGHLEMVGLMIEQLTRGAEREEAYEDTLFSVMGKSPHFLDSMGNAWTSDWIRASGDPVADLKHNISAEAGAKMAYERLIKLTDDPGCKETLTYLMAREISHQKMFQQALASLGKEFEGELEPETELNTYYNLSNDGQGDVGLGTDERGPWNEGEWQYLDNPDEALHSKVEGPKG, encoded by the coding sequence ATGCCGGTTGCTCTTGGTTCTCCCGAGAGCAACCGGTTCTTGATTCACAACGCCGAGGAGTTCCTGATGTTCCTGCACCGCAAGCGCCCGCTGTTCCCGGTCAAGGTTGGTGAGGTGAACCCGAAGTTTGCCCAGAAGCTGCTCGAACAGTTCGGCGGCCGATCGGGCGAATTTACGGCGATGACCGAGTACTTCGTCCAGAGCTTCGGTTGCGATCACAAGGGGATCCGCGACATGCTCATGGACGTCGCCACGGAGGAGATCGGCCACCTGGAGATGGTCGGCCTGATGATCGAACAGCTCACCCGAGGGGCCGAGCGTGAGGAAGCTTACGAGGACACCTTGTTCTCGGTCATGGGCAAGAGCCCTCACTTTCTCGACTCGATGGGCAACGCCTGGACGAGCGACTGGATTCGAGCCTCGGGCGACCCCGTGGCCGACCTGAAGCACAACATTTCGGCCGAGGCCGGCGCAAAGATGGCCTACGAACGGCTCATCAAGCTCACCGACGACCCCGGCTGCAAGGAGACGCTGACCTACCTGATGGCCCGCGAAATCTCGCATCAGAAGATGTTCCAGCAGGCCCTTGCGAGCCTCGGTAAGGAGTTCGAGGGGGAACTGGAACCTGAGACCGAGCTGAACACCTATTACAACCTCTCCAACGACGGCCAGGGTGATGTCGGCCTCGGCACCGACGAGCGCGGCCCCTGGAACGAAGGCGAGTGGCAGTACCTCGACAACCCCGACGAGGCGCTCCACTCCAAGGTCGAAGGTCCGAAGGGCTGA
- a CDS encoding aminotransferase class I/II-fold pyridoxal phosphate-dependent enzyme produces the protein MPIEVSARVKNLPPYLFGKINALKAQKRRAGDDVIDLGMGNPTDPPESWVVDKLCEAARDARNHRYSVAQGIDNLRREVAKRYESRFGVTLDPDEEIVTTIGSKEGFSHMCLALLGPGDTALAPAPTFPIHAHAVALANANVIALDITDPQRFLANVAEMCTHLYPRPKVLILNYPHNPTATVVEPSFFEEIVSLARRFHFAVIHDFAYGDIGFDGYEPPSFLSAKGAKDVGCEFTTMSKGYNMAGWRVGFAAGNRAMINALKSIKGYYDYGLFQAVQIAAIVALRHGEEARRVQVLEYQKRRDVLVEGLNRQGWDVPRPKAGMFVWAPIPEPWRSRMGSIDFAMKLIEEADVAVSPGRGFGDAGEGFLRLALVENDQRLRQAVRQITRCLRSESKDA, from the coding sequence ATGCCGATCGAGGTGTCGGCGCGGGTGAAGAACCTGCCGCCGTACCTGTTCGGGAAGATCAACGCGTTGAAGGCCCAGAAGCGAAGGGCCGGAGACGACGTGATCGACCTGGGGATGGGCAACCCGACCGACCCGCCCGAATCGTGGGTCGTCGACAAGCTCTGCGAGGCCGCCCGAGACGCCCGGAACCACCGCTACAGCGTGGCTCAGGGAATCGACAACCTGCGGCGAGAGGTGGCCAAGCGGTACGAGTCGCGCTTCGGCGTGACGCTCGACCCGGACGAGGAGATCGTCACCACGATCGGATCGAAGGAAGGGTTCAGCCACATGTGTCTGGCCCTGCTCGGTCCCGGCGACACGGCGCTGGCCCCCGCCCCGACCTTCCCGATCCATGCCCATGCTGTTGCGCTGGCAAATGCAAACGTGATTGCCCTCGATATTACCGATCCGCAACGATTCCTGGCCAATGTGGCCGAGATGTGCACGCATCTGTACCCCAGGCCGAAAGTTCTGATCCTGAACTATCCGCACAACCCGACGGCGACGGTTGTCGAGCCGAGCTTCTTCGAGGAGATCGTCTCCCTGGCCCGCCGCTTCCACTTCGCGGTGATCCACGACTTTGCCTACGGCGATATCGGCTTCGACGGCTATGAGCCGCCCAGCTTCCTCTCGGCCAAGGGAGCCAAGGACGTCGGCTGCGAGTTCACGACGATGTCCAAGGGGTACAACATGGCCGGCTGGCGTGTTGGCTTTGCCGCAGGCAATCGGGCGATGATCAACGCGTTAAAATCCATTAAAGGTTATTATGATTATGGCCTGTTCCAGGCCGTGCAGATCGCGGCTATTGTGGCGCTTCGGCACGGTGAGGAGGCTCGACGGGTCCAGGTGCTGGAGTACCAGAAGCGGCGCGATGTGCTGGTCGAAGGACTGAACCGCCAGGGCTGGGACGTTCCGAGGCCGAAGGCGGGGATGTTCGTCTGGGCACCGATCCCCGAGCCGTGGCGATCGCGCATGGGCTCCATTGACTTCGCCATGAAGCTGATCGAGGAGGCCGATGTCGCCGTCAGCCCCGGCCGAGGCTTCGGCGACGCCGGCGAGGGGTTCCTGCGGCTTGCCCTGGTCGAGAACGACCAGCGTTTGCGCCAGGCAGTCCGGCAGATCACGCGATGCCTGAGGAGCGAGTCGAAGGATGCGTGA
- a CDS encoding NAD-dependent epimerase/dehydratase family protein translates to MKVLVTGSSGLIGSEAVRYFDAKADAVYGIDNNMRADFFGPDGDTSWTLRNLRESCDNFEHRNLDIRDRDAMLKVIEDTQPDLILHCAAQPSHDLAKFRPFDDFDVNAVGTLNLLEATRLHAPEAVFILMSTNKVYGDAPNELPLVELPTRYDYARPEDYEGVAEDCRTDRSTHSLFGCSKLAGDIMTQEYGRYFGMKTGVFRGGCLTGPFHSAVPLHGFLAYMARVALNGGTYNVIGYKGKQVRDQIHSEDVARAFEAFYRDPRPGEVYNLGGGRGNAASLLELLDRFGQLAGRTIPQTYEETNRVGDHICYMTDLRKFRSHYPDWELTFSLDDIVDDVFQTLHRLRPVAAKAG, encoded by the coding sequence ATGAAAGTGCTCGTGACCGGCAGCAGCGGCTTGATCGGCTCGGAGGCCGTTCGTTACTTCGACGCCAAGGCCGACGCCGTCTATGGGATCGACAACAACATGCGGGCCGACTTCTTCGGGCCCGACGGCGATACCTCCTGGACCCTCCGCAACCTCCGGGAATCCTGCGACAACTTCGAGCATCGGAACCTCGACATCCGAGACCGAGACGCGATGCTCAAGGTGATCGAGGACACCCAGCCCGACCTCATCCTCCACTGCGCCGCCCAGCCCTCGCACGATCTGGCCAAGTTCCGGCCGTTCGACGACTTCGACGTCAACGCCGTTGGCACCCTGAACCTGCTCGAAGCGACCCGGCTGCATGCTCCCGAGGCCGTGTTCATCCTCATGAGCACGAACAAGGTCTACGGCGACGCCCCGAACGAGCTGCCCCTGGTCGAGCTGCCGACCCGCTACGACTACGCCCGGCCCGAGGATTACGAGGGCGTGGCCGAGGACTGCCGGACCGACCGCAGCACCCACAGCCTGTTCGGCTGCAGCAAGCTGGCCGGCGACATCATGACCCAGGAATACGGCCGCTACTTCGGCATGAAGACCGGCGTCTTCCGAGGCGGCTGCCTGACCGGCCCCTTCCATAGCGCCGTGCCGTTGCACGGGTTCCTCGCCTACATGGCCCGCGTGGCCCTGAACGGGGGGACCTACAACGTCATCGGCTACAAGGGGAAGCAGGTCCGCGACCAGATCCACAGCGAGGACGTCGCCCGGGCCTTCGAGGCCTTCTACCGCGACCCGAGGCCGGGCGAGGTCTACAACCTCGGCGGCGGCCGGGGCAACGCCGCGAGCCTGCTGGAGCTGCTCGACCGCTTCGGCCAGCTTGCCGGGCGGACCATCCCTCAGACCTACGAGGAAACGAACCGGGTCGGCGACCACATCTGCTACATGACCGACCTCCGCAAGTTCCGCTCCCACTACCCCGACTGGGAGCTGACCTTCAGCCTCGACGACATCGTCGACGACGTCTTCCAGACCTTGCACCGTCTGCGCCCGGTCGCCGCAAAGGCGGGGTGA